The Vicinamibacterales bacterium nucleotide sequence CGGCCCGCCACGCGGCTTACTCGCGCATGGCGCATAACGGAACTTTACCCATCACGACCGAGACGCCCAGCGAACGCTCGACGGCGCTGAGCCTGTTCGTGTCCCTGCGGCCGTCGCAGTGGACGAAGAACCTGATCGTCTTCGCGGCGCTGCTGTTCGGCCAGCGCGGCACGGCGCCGGCGTTCCTGGTACCCGAAGCCATCGGGCAGGCGCTGGCCGCCTTCGGCATTTTCTGCGTGCTCTCGGGCGTCGTCTACCTGATCAACGACGTCGCCGACCGCGAGAAGGATCGCCTGCATCCGCGCAAACGATTCCGTCCCATCGCCTCCGGCGCGGTGTCTCCGGCGACGGCGCTCGGCGCCGCCGCGGTGCTGGGCGCCGGCGCGCTCGGCGCGGCGTGGTTTCTCGGCCCGATGTTCGCCGCGGTCGCACTCACCTATGTCGCGCTGCTCGCCCTCTACTCGGGTCCGCTCAAGCACGTCGTCATCATCGACGTGCTGACGATCGCGATCGGCTTCGTGCTGCGGGCGGTCGCGGGCGCGGTGGCGATCGACGTGCCGATCAGCCATTGGCTGCTGATCCTGACGATTCTGCTGGCGCTCTTCCTCGCGCTCAGCAAGCGCCGCCACGAGCTGGTGCTGCTCGCCGACGGCGCCACCGGCCACCGGCCGATTCTCGAGGAATACAGCCCCTACCTGCTCGACCAGATGATCGCGGTCGTCACCGCCTCGACGCTCGTCACCTACGTCATCTCCACCGTCAGCGACGAGACGGTCGCGAAATACGGCACCGACTACCTCGGGCTGACGCT carries:
- a CDS encoding decaprenyl-phosphate phosphoribosyltransferase gives rise to the protein MAHNGTLPITTETPSERSTALSLFVSLRPSQWTKNLIVFAALLFGQRGTAPAFLVPEAIGQALAAFGIFCVLSGVVYLINDVADREKDRLHPRKRFRPIASGAVSPATALGAAAVLGAGALGAAWFLGPMFAAVALTYVALLALYSGPLKHVVIIDVLTIAIGFVLRAVAGAVAIDVPISHWLLILTILLALFLALSKRRHELVLLADGATGHRPILEEYSPYLLDQMIAVVTASTLVTYVISTVSDETVAKYGTDYLGLTLVFPLYGIFRYLYLVHQKEGGGSPSDMLLNDRPLLACVALWAVSVALIIYGTSLING